One window of Paludibacter propionicigenes WB4 genomic DNA carries:
- the rpsQ gene encoding 30S ribosomal protein S17, with the protein MMTLMETRNLRKERTGVVFSNKMDKTITIAVKWKEKHPIYGKFVNKTKKYHAHDEKNDCNIGDTVRIMETRPLSKLKRWRLTEIIERVK; encoded by the coding sequence ATTATGACCCTGATGGAAACAAGAAATTTAAGAAAAGAAAGAACAGGTGTCGTTTTTAGCAACAAGATGGATAAAACCATAACTATTGCTGTAAAATGGAAAGAAAAACACCCTATTTACGGAAAATTCGTAAATAAAACGAAGAAATATCATGCTCATGACGAGAAAAATGATTGCAACATTGGTGACACTGTACGCATTATGGAAACTCGCCCGCTGAGTAAATTAAAAAGATGGAGATTAACCGAAATTATCGAAAGAGTTAAGTAA
- the rplD gene encoding 50S ribosomal protein L4, with amino-acid sequence MEVKVVNTKGEDTGRVVSLNDTIFGIEPNDHAIYLDVKQYLANQRQGTHSSKGRSQLSGSTRKLGKQKGGGGARPGDIKSGVRVGGGRMFGPTPRDYSFKLNKKVKQLARKSALSYKALNNLITVVENFNFEAPKTKDFVSMTKSLQVADKKPLIVLANANKNVYLSARNLASSKVITVSELSTYVVLNAKSLVLTEDAVVAVEQIFKA; translated from the coding sequence ATGGAAGTTAAAGTAGTAAACACTAAAGGAGAAGACACAGGAAGAGTGGTATCGCTTAACGATACAATCTTCGGTATTGAGCCAAATGACCATGCTATTTATTTAGATGTGAAACAATATTTGGCTAATCAACGTCAGGGAACTCACTCGTCAAAAGGCCGTAGCCAATTGTCAGGTAGTACACGTAAATTAGGTAAGCAAAAAGGCGGCGGCGGCGCTCGTCCGGGCGACATCAAATCTGGTGTACGTGTGGGTGGAGGTCGTATGTTTGGTCCAACACCACGCGACTATAGCTTCAAATTAAATAAAAAAGTAAAACAGTTGGCACGTAAATCGGCTTTGTCGTATAAAGCGTTGAACAACCTGATTACTGTTGTAGAAAACTTCAACTTTGAAGCACCAAAAACGAAAGATTTCGTTTCAATGACAAAAAGTTTACAAGTTGCTGATAAAAAGCCGTTAATTGTTTTAGCAAATGCAAATAAAAACGTATATTTGTCGGCTCGTAATTTAGCATCGTCTAAAGTTATAACGGTTTCGGAATTAAGCACTTATGTAGTTCTTAATGCGAAATCTCTTGTGCTTACTGAAGATGCTGTTGTAGCAGTAGAACAAATTTTTAAAGCATAA
- the rpsN gene encoding 30S ribosomal protein S14: MAKESMKAREVKRAKLVAKFADKRAKLIAEGNYDGLQAIPKNASPVRLHNRCKLTGRPKGYMRQFGISRIQFREMASNGLIPGVKKASW, encoded by the coding sequence ATGGCAAAAGAATCAATGAAAGCCCGCGAGGTGAAAAGAGCCAAACTGGTAGCTAAATTTGCAGATAAAAGAGCAAAATTAATAGCCGAAGGTAATTATGATGGCCTGCAAGCAATTCCAAAAAACGCTTCACCTGTACGTTTGCACAATCGTTGCAAACTCACAGGACGTCCAAAAGGATATATGCGTCAATTCGGAATTTCTCGTATTCAATTTCGTGAAATGGCATCAAACGGTTTAATCCCCGGAGTTAAAAAGGCAAGCTGGTAA
- the rplB gene encoding 50S ribosomal protein L2 codes for MAVRKLRPTTPGQRHKIIGTFDTITASAPEKSLVVGGSKSGGRNHDGKMTMRYLGGGHKKKYRVIDFKRNKDGVPATVKSIEYDPNRSARIALLYYADGEKTYILAPNGLQVGQTVVSGADAAPEVGNTLPLQNIPLGTIIHSIELRPGQGAAMVRSAGTFAQLTSREEKYAIIKLPSGEVRKILATCKATIGSVGNSDHGLERSGKAGRSRWLGRRPRVRGVAMNPVDHPMGGGEGRASGGHPRSRKGLLAKGYKTRAPKKQSSQYIIERKKK; via the coding sequence ATGGCTGTACGTAAATTAAGACCCACAACACCGGGGCAAAGACACAAGATTATTGGTACATTCGACACAATTACTGCGAGTGCACCAGAGAAATCTCTTGTTGTAGGCGGATCAAAATCCGGAGGTCGTAACCACGATGGTAAAATGACCATGCGCTACTTAGGTGGCGGACACAAGAAGAAATATAGAGTAATTGACTTTAAACGCAACAAAGACGGTGTTCCCGCAACAGTAAAATCAATTGAATACGATCCGAATCGTTCGGCACGTATTGCATTGTTGTATTATGCTGATGGGGAAAAAACATACATTCTTGCACCAAACGGATTGCAAGTTGGTCAGACAGTTGTTTCAGGAGCTGATGCAGCTCCTGAAGTTGGTAATACATTACCTTTGCAAAATATTCCATTGGGTACCATAATTCATAGTATTGAATTACGCCCGGGTCAAGGTGCCGCGATGGTACGTTCGGCCGGAACATTTGCTCAGCTCACTTCACGTGAGGAAAAATATGCCATTATCAAATTACCTTCAGGTGAAGTTCGCAAGATTCTTGCAACTTGTAAAGCAACAATTGGTAGTGTAGGAAACTCTGATCACGGATTGGAAAGATCAGGAAAAGCAGGTCGCTCACGTTGGCTTGGACGTCGCCCACGCGTTCGTGGTGTTGCTATGAACCCGGTTGATCACCCCATGGGTGGTGGAGAAGGCCGCGCTTCTGGAGGACACCCACGTTCTCGCAAAGGCTTGTTAGCTAAGGGATACAAAACACGTGCTCCTAAAAAGCAATCAAGTCAATATATTATTGAAAGAAAGAAAAAATAA
- the rpmC gene encoding 50S ribosomal protein L29, which yields MKTREIKELNNKEIQERMDAEKEHLVRLKLNHSISPLDNPLQIKEVRRTIARFATELRQREINQ from the coding sequence ATGAAAACAAGAGAAATAAAAGAATTAAACAATAAGGAAATTCAAGAACGCATGGATGCTGAAAAAGAGCACTTGGTACGTTTAAAATTGAATCACTCCATTTCTCCTCTTGATAATCCGTTGCAAATCAAAGAGGTTCGTAGAACTATCGCACGCTTTGCTACTGAGTTACGTCAGAGAGAAATTAATCAATAA
- the rplW gene encoding 50S ribosomal protein L23: MGIIIKPIVTEKMTQLGDKLNRYGFRVQKDANKIEIKQAVEAMYNVTVDEVNTLIVAPKKKSRFTKGGVIAGKTSAYKKAIVTVKEGEKIDFYSNI, encoded by the coding sequence ATGGGAATTATTATAAAACCAATCGTTACAGAAAAGATGACTCAACTGGGCGACAAACTGAATCGCTATGGCTTTAGAGTTCAAAAAGATGCTAACAAGATTGAGATCAAACAAGCTGTAGAAGCTATGTATAATGTAACTGTAGATGAGGTGAATACCTTGATTGTTGCACCTAAAAAGAAAAGCCGCTTTACTAAAGGTGGTGTTATCGCAGGTAAGACTTCAGCTTATAAAAAAGCAATCGTTACAGTGAAAGAAGGAGAAAAAATTGATTTTTATAGCAATATTTAA
- the rplF gene encoding 50S ribosomal protein L6, translated as MSRIGKLPISVPAGVTITVQDTLVTVKGPKGVLTQEIDPNITVTVEGGECIVTRQNDEKQNRAFHGLYRSLISNMVVGVSEGYKKTLELVGVGYRVSNQGQVLEFALGYTHNIFLSLPAEIKIETKSERNQNPVVILESCDKQLIGQVCAKIRSFRKPEPYKGKGVKFAGEVLRRKAGKSAGK; from the coding sequence ATGTCAAGAATAGGAAAATTACCCATTAGCGTACCTGCAGGTGTAACTATCACCGTGCAAGATACCTTGGTTACTGTGAAAGGACCAAAAGGAGTTTTGACTCAAGAGATTGATCCAAATATTACTGTAACAGTTGAAGGTGGCGAATGTATTGTAACACGCCAAAATGATGAAAAACAAAATCGCGCATTCCACGGTTTGTATCGTTCATTAATCAGCAACATGGTTGTTGGTGTATCTGAAGGTTACAAGAAAACATTGGAATTAGTTGGTGTTGGTTACCGTGTATCCAATCAGGGTCAGGTATTGGAGTTTGCTTTAGGCTACACTCACAATATCTTTTTGAGTTTACCTGCCGAAATCAAAATCGAAACTAAAAGTGAGCGTAACCAGAATCCTGTAGTTATTTTGGAAAGTTGCGACAAACAACTGATTGGGCAAGTTTGCGCAAAAATCCGTTCATTCCGTAAACCGGAACCATACAAAGGGAAAGGTGTTAAATTCGCGGGTGAAGTACTTCGTCGCAAAGCAGGTAAATCTGCTGGTAAATAA
- the rplE gene encoding 50S ribosomal protein L5 — MNTASLKQDYRERIVPILLKEFGYSSVMQAPKLEKIVLNQGLGIAVADKKIIEVAINEMTTITGQKAVATISKKDISNFKLRKKMPIGVRVTLRGDRMYEFLERLIRVALPRVRDFKGIENKLDGRGNYTLGITEQIIFPEINIDGITRLLGMNITFVTTAQTDEEGYALLKEFGLPFKKN; from the coding sequence ATGAATACAGCAAGTTTAAAACAAGATTACAGAGAACGTATCGTTCCTATCTTACTGAAAGAGTTTGGTTATAGCTCAGTAATGCAAGCGCCAAAACTCGAAAAAATTGTTCTTAACCAAGGACTTGGAATTGCAGTTGCTGATAAAAAAATTATCGAGGTTGCAATCAACGAAATGACTACTATTACTGGTCAGAAAGCCGTTGCTACTATTTCTAAAAAAGATATTTCTAACTTCAAATTACGTAAGAAAATGCCTATCGGTGTTCGTGTTACGTTGCGTGGAGACAGAATGTACGAATTTTTAGAACGCCTTATCCGTGTTGCTTTACCTCGTGTACGTGACTTTAAAGGTATTGAAAACAAATTGGATGGACGCGGAAACTATACGCTGGGTATCACCGAGCAGATTATTTTCCCTGAAATCAATATCGATGGTATTACTCGTTTGTTAGGTATGAACATTACGTTTGTAACTACTGCCCAAACCGACGAAGAAGGTTATGCTTTATTGAAAGAATTCGGATTACCATTTAAGAAAAACTAA
- the secY gene encoding preprotein translocase subunit SecY yields the protein MKKLIETIKNIWKIEDLRSRLLTTFLFVLIYRFGSYIVLPGIDPTALSALKSQTSGGLLALLDMFSGGAFANASVFALGIMPYISASIVIQLLTIAVPYFQKMQREGESGRRKMNQLTRYLTVAILLLQGPSYLINLSVQLGHAGAAFPSGFWFTVSSTIILCGGSMFVMWLGERITDKGIGNGISFIILVGIIARFPGAIIKEFASRLNAGGGLVMFIGELIFLLIVIAASILLVQGTRKIPVQYAKRVVGNKQYGGVRQYIPLKINAAGVMPIIFAQAIMFIPLTLVSYSKSESIKGFMGAFLDNNGFWYNLVFGLLIVVFTYFYTAITINPTQMAEEMKRNNGFIPGIKPGKRTAEYLDLIMSRITLPGSIFLAIVAILPAFAKVAGIDQAFAAFFGGTSLLILVGVVLDTLQQIESHLLMRHYDGLLKSGRIKGRTGGASAY from the coding sequence ATGAAGAAACTCATAGAGACAATCAAAAATATCTGGAAAATTGAAGATCTCCGTTCGAGATTATTGACAACATTTTTATTTGTGTTGATTTATAGGTTCGGATCATATATAGTTCTTCCCGGTATTGACCCAACTGCTTTATCTGCATTAAAATCTCAAACTAGTGGCGGTCTTTTGGCTTTGCTTGATATGTTCTCGGGTGGTGCTTTTGCAAATGCTTCGGTGTTTGCATTAGGTATCATGCCGTACATTTCTGCATCTATTGTTATTCAGTTATTGACCATAGCTGTTCCATATTTCCAAAAAATGCAACGCGAAGGCGAAAGTGGAAGACGCAAAATGAATCAGTTAACCCGTTATCTGACTGTTGCTATTCTGCTATTGCAAGGTCCTTCATACTTAATCAATTTAAGTGTGCAATTAGGACACGCAGGAGCTGCATTTCCTAGCGGATTTTGGTTTACAGTTTCTTCAACTATAATTTTGTGTGGTGGAAGTATGTTTGTAATGTGGTTGGGTGAGCGTATAACCGATAAAGGAATTGGTAATGGTATATCATTTATCATTCTTGTAGGTATTATCGCTCGTTTCCCAGGTGCAATTATCAAAGAGTTTGCATCTCGCTTAAATGCAGGTGGAGGTTTGGTTATGTTTATTGGTGAGCTTATCTTCTTATTAATAGTTATTGCAGCTAGTATCTTATTGGTACAGGGAACAAGAAAAATTCCTGTACAATATGCGAAACGAGTTGTTGGAAACAAACAATATGGTGGTGTTCGTCAATATATCCCATTGAAAATAAATGCAGCTGGTGTTATGCCAATCATTTTTGCCCAGGCAATCATGTTTATCCCATTGACACTGGTAAGTTATTCTAAATCCGAATCAATAAAGGGATTTATGGGTGCATTTCTGGATAATAACGGATTTTGGTACAACTTAGTATTTGGCCTTTTGATTGTTGTGTTTACGTATTTCTATACCGCGATCACAATTAATCCAACCCAAATGGCAGAGGAAATGAAACGTAATAACGGTTTTATTCCAGGTATTAAACCAGGAAAAAGAACCGCTGAATATTTAGACTTGATTATGTCGCGCATTACATTGCCTGGTTCTATATTTTTGGCTATAGTTGCTATTTTACCTGCTTTTGCAAAAGTTGCAGGTATTGATCAGGCTTTTGCAGCATTCTTTGGTGGTACATCTTTGTTGATTTTAGTAGGTGTTGTTCTTGACACTCTTCAACAAATTGAAAGCCATTTATTGATGCGTCACTATGATGGTTTGCTAAAATCGGGACGTATTAAAGGACGTACCGGTGGCGCTTCAGCTTATTAA
- the rplN gene encoding 50S ribosomal protein L14, whose product MIQQESRLIVADNSGAKTALCIRVLGGTSKRYATLGDIIVVAVKSVIPSSDIKKGIVSKAVVVRTKKEVRRADGSYIRFDDNACVLLNNAGEIRGSRIFGPVARELRNTNMKIISLAPEVL is encoded by the coding sequence ATGATACAACAAGAATCAAGACTCATAGTAGCCGATAACAGTGGAGCGAAAACAGCTCTTTGTATTCGTGTATTAGGAGGAACCAGCAAACGTTACGCCACCTTGGGTGATATCATTGTTGTTGCCGTTAAGAGTGTAATACCTTCTAGCGACATCAAAAAAGGTATCGTATCAAAAGCAGTTGTCGTTCGTACGAAAAAAGAAGTTCGTCGTGCAGACGGATCTTATATTCGCTTTGATGATAACGCCTGTGTGTTGTTAAACAATGCCGGTGAAATCCGTGGAAGCCGTATTTTCGGTCCTGTAGCACGTGAATTGCGTAATACAAATATGAAAATCATATCACTTGCACCTGAAGTGCTTTAA
- the rplX gene encoding 50S ribosomal protein L24, translated as MSKLHIKKGDTVYVNTGVDKGKTGRVLEVLVKEQRAIVEGVNMVSKSTKPNAKSPQGGIIKKEATIHISNLNPVEGGKPVRVGRKLNAEGKLVRISKKSGGEI; from the coding sequence ATGAGTAAATTACACATAAAAAAAGGTGATACCGTTTACGTTAATACCGGAGTTGACAAAGGCAAAACCGGTCGCGTGTTGGAAGTTCTTGTGAAAGAACAACGCGCTATTGTAGAAGGTGTTAATATGGTCTCAAAGAGTACCAAGCCTAACGCGAAAAGCCCTCAGGGTGGAATAATCAAGAAAGAAGCTACAATTCATATCTCAAATTTGAACCCGGTAGAAGGCGGAAAGCCAGTTCGCGTAGGTCGCAAATTAAATGCAGAAGGTAAATTGGTGCGCATTTCTAAAAAATCAGGAGGAGAGATTTAA
- the rpsE gene encoding 30S ribosomal protein S5 has protein sequence MATNMNKVKSTNDLELKDRLVAVNRVTKVTKGGRTFSFSAIVVVGNEDGIVGWGLGKAGEVTAAIAKGTEAAKKNLIKVPVLNGTIPHEQIAKFGGAQVFISPASHGTGVKAGGAMRAVLESVGVTDVLAKSKGSSNPHNLVKATIVALGELRDAHTVAQNRGVSLDTVFNG, from the coding sequence ATGGCGACAAATATGAATAAAGTTAAATCAACTAACGATTTAGAATTGAAAGATAGATTGGTAGCTGTTAACCGTGTAACTAAAGTTACTAAAGGTGGACGTACCTTCAGCTTTTCAGCAATCGTAGTAGTTGGGAATGAAGATGGAATTGTAGGTTGGGGACTTGGAAAAGCAGGTGAAGTTACAGCTGCTATTGCCAAAGGAACTGAAGCTGCTAAGAAAAACTTGATTAAGGTACCGGTTTTGAATGGAACTATCCCTCACGAACAAATTGCGAAATTTGGTGGTGCTCAAGTATTCATTAGCCCTGCATCGCATGGTACCGGAGTAAAAGCCGGTGGTGCTATGCGTGCTGTACTTGAAAGTGTTGGTGTAACCGACGTATTAGCAAAATCTAAAGGTTCATCAAATCCTCACAACTTGGTAAAAGCTACTATTGTGGCTTTGGGTGAACTTCGTGATGCGCACACTGTTGCTCAAAACAGAGGTGTTTCACTTGATACAGTGTTTAACGGATAA
- the rplV gene encoding 50S ribosomal protein L22, whose product MGARKKISAEERKEANKTLYFAKLNGVPTSPRKMRLVADMIRGMEVNKALSVLKFSSKEASGRLEKLLKSAIANWENKTEQKADNANLYVSGISVDSATMLKRLRTAPQGRGYRIRKRSNHVTLFVDTKNTNDNQI is encoded by the coding sequence ATGGGTGCAAGAAAAAAAATATCAGCCGAAGAAAGAAAAGAAGCCAATAAGACTCTTTACTTTGCCAAGCTCAACGGAGTACCAACATCACCACGCAAAATGCGCCTTGTGGCCGATATGATTCGTGGCATGGAGGTAAACAAAGCTTTGAGTGTACTGAAGTTTTCGTCTAAAGAAGCTTCGGGAAGATTAGAAAAATTGCTAAAATCAGCTATTGCCAACTGGGAAAATAAAACAGAGCAAAAAGCCGATAACGCAAACTTATATGTAAGTGGAATTTCAGTGGATTCAGCAACAATGCTAAAAAGACTACGTACTGCTCCTCAGGGACGCGGCTATCGTATCCGCAAACGTTCAAACCACGTTACATTGTTTGTCGATACAAAGAATACTAACGATAATCAAATTTAA
- the rplR gene encoding 50S ribosomal protein L18 produces the protein MITNLNRRTRIKAHIRHKVTGTAQKPRMTVFRSNTQIYAQLIDDVNGVTLASASSLGLKEKVTKIEQAAKVGALVAKVAQEAGITEVVFDRNGYLYHGRVKQLADAAREAGLKF, from the coding sequence ATGATAACAAATTTAAATAGAAGAACAAGAATAAAAGCACATATCCGTCACAAAGTGACAGGAACTGCTCAAAAACCACGTATGACCGTATTCAGAAGTAATACTCAAATTTACGCTCAGCTTATTGACGACGTAAACGGTGTTACTTTAGCTTCAGCTTCATCACTTGGTCTTAAAGAAAAAGTAACTAAAATAGAACAAGCTGCTAAGGTAGGCGCGTTAGTAGCTAAAGTTGCTCAGGAAGCCGGAATTACAGAAGTGGTATTTGACCGTAACGGTTATTTATATCATGGTAGAGTTAAACAATTAGCTGACGCTGCTCGTGAAGCTGGTCTTAAATTTTAA
- the rpsH gene encoding 30S ribosomal protein S8, with translation MTDPIADYLTRLRNAIKANHRVVEVPASNLKKELTRILHEKGYILNYKFVEEGPQGTIKIALKYDSVNKVNSIKKMIRVSTPGLRQYVGYKDMPRVLNGLGIAILSTSKGVMTNKEALDLKVGGEVICYIY, from the coding sequence ATGACAGATCCAATAGCAGATTATCTAACCAGACTGCGGAATGCCATTAAGGCAAACCACCGTGTGGTTGAAGTTCCAGCATCGAACTTAAAAAAAGAATTGACCAGGATATTGCATGAGAAAGGCTATATCCTTAACTACAAATTTGTAGAAGAAGGTCCACAAGGTACAATTAAAATTGCTTTGAAGTACGATTCGGTTAATAAAGTTAACTCAATCAAAAAAATGATCAGAGTTTCTACTCCGGGTCTTCGTCAGTATGTAGGCTACAAAGATATGCCACGCGTATTGAACGGATTGGGTATAGCAATTCTTTCTACTTCTAAAGGTGTTATGACCAACAAAGAAGCACTCGACTTGAAAGTGGGTGGTGAAGTTATTTGTTACATTTATTAA
- the rplP gene encoding 50S ribosomal protein L16: MLQPKKTKFRRQQKGRMKGNAQRGNQLAFGSFGIKSLESKWLTGRQIEAARIAVTRYMQRQGQIWIRVFPDKPITKKPAEVRMGKGKGAPEGFVAPITPGRMLFEVEGVSYEIAKEALRLAAQKLPVTTKFVVRRDYDFTSLNV, from the coding sequence ATGTTACAACCTAAAAAAACAAAGTTCAGGAGACAGCAAAAAGGGCGCATGAAAGGAAATGCCCAAAGAGGTAATCAGTTGGCGTTCGGATCTTTTGGAATAAAATCGTTAGAGTCTAAATGGTTAACTGGTCGTCAAATTGAAGCCGCCCGTATTGCTGTAACCCGTTATATGCAACGTCAAGGTCAAATCTGGATTCGTGTGTTTCCTGATAAACCTATCACTAAGAAACCTGCTGAAGTACGTATGGGTAAAGGAAAGGGAGCTCCAGAAGGATTTGTTGCCCCAATTACTCCGGGACGTATGTTGTTTGAAGTAGAAGGCGTTTCTTATGAAATTGCAAAAGAAGCATTACGCTTAGCTGCTCAAAAACTACCCGTAACTACAAAATTTGTAGTAAGACGAGATTATGATTTCACCTCTTTAAATGTATAA
- the rpsS gene encoding 30S ribosomal protein S19: MSRSLKKGPYIYLKLENKVLAMNESGKKTVIKTWARASMISPDFVGHTIAVHNGNKFIPVYITENMVGHKLGEFSPTRNFRGHGGKKK, encoded by the coding sequence ATGAGCCGTTCATTAAAAAAAGGACCATACATCTATCTGAAACTCGAGAATAAAGTTTTAGCCATGAATGAAAGCGGTAAAAAAACCGTAATCAAAACATGGGCTCGCGCTTCAATGATATCACCTGATTTTGTAGGTCACACAATTGCAGTTCACAATGGTAATAAGTTTATCCCCGTATATATAACCGAAAATATGGTAGGACACAAGTTAGGCGAATTTTCACCTACTCGTAACTTCCGCGGTCACGGTGGTAAGAAAAAATAA
- the rplO gene encoding 50S ribosomal protein L15 has product MNLSNLTPAAGSVKTRKRIGRGTGSGLGGTSTKGHKGQKSRSGYSKKIGFEGGQMPIQRRLPKFGFKNVNRVEYKAINLDTLQILAETKKLSKIGLVELREAGFLSKTALVKILGNGVLTVKIEVEANGFSKSAEEAIVAAGGTVVKL; this is encoded by the coding sequence ATGAATTTAAGTAATTTAACCCCTGCAGCAGGCTCCGTTAAAACCAGAAAAAGAATCGGTCGTGGTACCGGTTCTGGATTAGGTGGAACTTCTACAAAAGGGCACAAAGGACAGAAATCACGCTCAGGTTATTCTAAAAAAATCGGTTTCGAAGGTGGTCAGATGCCAATTCAACGTCGTTTACCTAAATTTGGTTTCAAAAACGTTAACCGTGTTGAATATAAAGCTATCAACCTTGATACTTTGCAAATTCTTGCAGAAACAAAAAAACTGTCTAAAATTGGTTTAGTTGAATTGAGAGAAGCTGGTTTTCTTTCTAAAACAGCCTTAGTTAAGATTTTGGGCAATGGTGTTTTGACTGTAAAAATTGAAGTTGAAGCAAATGGATTTTCTAAATCGGCAGAAGAAGCAATCGTTGCCGCAGGTGGAACTGTAGTAAAACTATAA
- the rpsC gene encoding 30S ribosomal protein S3 — translation MGQKINPISNRLGIIRGWDSNWYGGNNYGDTILEDSKIRKYLNARLAKASISRIVIERTLKLVTITVCTARPGIIIGKGGQEVDKLKEELKKITDKEVQINIFEVKRPELDAVIVANNVARQVEGKIAYRRATKMAIASTMRMGAEGIKIMCSGRLNGAEMARSEMYKEGRTPLHTLRADIDYAHAEALTKVGLIGIKVWICRGEIYGKKDLAPNFTATKEASRGGDRYNNDRGDRKDRNDRGGKGGFKKRKN, via the coding sequence ATGGGACAAAAAATTAATCCAATAAGTAACCGCTTAGGTATCATTCGTGGATGGGATTCAAACTGGTATGGTGGAAACAATTATGGTGATACCATTCTTGAGGACAGCAAAATCAGAAAATATCTCAATGCCCGTCTAGCAAAAGCAAGTATTTCACGTATCGTTATTGAACGTACGTTGAAACTTGTTACTATCACTGTTTGTACAGCTCGTCCCGGTATCATTATCGGTAAAGGTGGACAAGAAGTTGATAAATTGAAAGAAGAACTGAAAAAAATTACTGATAAAGAAGTACAAATCAATATCTTCGAAGTAAAACGTCCGGAATTGGATGCTGTAATCGTTGCTAACAACGTTGCGCGTCAGGTTGAAGGAAAGATCGCTTACCGTCGTGCTACCAAGATGGCTATTGCCTCTACTATGCGCATGGGAGCTGAAGGAATCAAAATTATGTGTTCAGGTCGTCTGAATGGTGCTGAGATGGCACGTTCGGAAATGTATAAAGAAGGAAGAACTCCTCTGCATACCCTAAGAGCTGATATTGATTATGCTCATGCTGAAGCTTTGACTAAAGTAGGGCTTATCGGTATTAAAGTATGGATTTGTCGTGGTGAAATCTACGGTAAAAAAGACTTGGCTCCAAACTTTACAGCTACCAAAGAGGCTTCTCGCGGTGGTGACCGTTACAACAACGACCGTGGAGATCGCAAAGATCGCAACGACCGTGGTGGTAAAGGAGGGTTTAAAAAGAGAAAAAATTAA
- the rpmD gene encoding 50S ribosomal protein L30 codes for MATIKIKQVRSKIKSPKVQKLTLEALGLKKMNAVVEHEATPQILGMVAKVKHLVEVIK; via the coding sequence ATGGCAACGATAAAAATTAAACAAGTTAGAAGTAAAATCAAATCTCCTAAAGTTCAAAAACTTACTTTAGAGGCATTGGGTTTGAAAAAAATGAATGCCGTAGTTGAACACGAAGCCACTCCTCAAATTTTGGGAATGGTGGCTAAAGTGAAACACTTGGTAGAAGTGATCAAATAA